The proteins below are encoded in one region of Verrucomicrobiia bacterium:
- a CDS encoding class I SAM-dependent methyltransferase — translation MTEERSQTIETYRTKAGEFAEYFSLFPHRAQEVARGFSFLAKKNPKTVELGVGTGGDTGEILQHTDDYVGVDFVTELLAYAREKHPGTRFVEADITEWEIPQGTEMVFGFATLLHLNQEEVADLFRRMHSRLAPGAVIYLSLKYGRYRGFMKNDRFGVREFYLYTPHLLKKLIGARYSIFYAGRLDKSTDPWIMVGIRKKNVK, via the coding sequence ATGACAGAAGAGCGCTCTCAAACCATTGAAACCTACCGCACAAAAGCGGGGGAGTTTGCTGAGTACTTTTCCCTGTTTCCACACCGTGCCCAAGAAGTGGCGCGCGGCTTCTCCTTTCTTGCTAAGAAAAATCCCAAAACAGTCGAGCTTGGGGTTGGTACTGGTGGGGATACGGGTGAGATCCTGCAGCATACCGACGATTACGTTGGTGTCGATTTTGTCACTGAGCTCTTGGCGTATGCACGGGAAAAGCACCCGGGGACTCGTTTTGTGGAGGCTGACATTACTGAGTGGGAGATACCGCAGGGTACGGAAATGGTGTTTGGTTTCGCCACGCTCCTCCACCTTAACCAGGAAGAGGTGGCCGACTTGTTCCGTCGTATGCATTCTCGTCTGGCGCCTGGGGCCGTTATCTATCTTTCCCTAAAATACGGTCGATACCGCGGCTTTATGAAGAATGATAGGTTTGGCGTGCGAGAGTTTTACCTCTATACCCCACACCTCTTGAAGAAACTTATAGGTGCGCGGTACAGCATTTTCTACGCAGGAAGGCTGGATAAGTCTACTGACCCTTGGATCATGGTGGGTATACGCAAAAAGAATGTAAAGTAA
- the tig gene encoding trigger factor, whose product MSVRTHSLMITSRKDLPKSRVKLTITANAAQFRHAFDHELESVAKDTKVEGFRPGKAPKTKVLQQVGRQRIEASAMDHAISHAYYDALEEAKLVPVSSPSVEVTNFVAPSDETKDDEVAVTFDAEVDIVPDVKVDGYQKIKAKMPKLEPVTEADIDEVVAELRRQRARLEPAEKDTKVEKDMWAEIRFSGSVGGVKREDMQSQAHPVIVGKGQLIPGFEENMIGLKEGEETTFKITFPKDYHATELAGKEAEFTVGINELKAMVMPELNDEFALSYGQKDLVALRDMVKNNLEEERKEKQTADLEEDILAKLLDIAKFDAPESLVAQEVERVIKDNKDRFQRMQVSWEQYLAEVKKNEEEVREDIRPQAEKNVRIGLALGKVIQEEKIEASSAEAMRQAMDRLIEIATK is encoded by the coding sequence ATGAGTGTTCGCACTCACTCACTCATGATTACATCGCGCAAAGATCTCCCCAAAAGCCGCGTAAAGCTCACCATCACTGCCAATGCAGCCCAGTTTCGCCATGCCTTTGACCATGAGCTTGAATCAGTTGCCAAGGATACTAAAGTAGAGGGCTTCCGTCCCGGAAAAGCCCCTAAGACCAAGGTGCTGCAGCAGGTTGGCCGCCAGCGCATTGAAGCGTCTGCCATGGACCACGCCATTTCCCACGCATACTACGATGCGCTAGAGGAAGCCAAATTGGTCCCTGTTTCCAGCCCAAGCGTTGAAGTAACAAACTTTGTCGCCCCAAGCGACGAGACAAAAGACGATGAGGTTGCAGTGACCTTTGATGCCGAGGTGGACATCGTCCCTGATGTGAAGGTGGACGGTTACCAGAAGATCAAGGCCAAGATGCCAAAGCTTGAGCCTGTTACGGAGGCCGATATTGACGAGGTTGTTGCAGAGCTTCGTCGTCAGCGTGCCCGCTTAGAGCCAGCTGAGAAGGATACCAAGGTAGAGAAGGATATGTGGGCAGAAATCCGGTTCTCCGGCTCCGTGGGCGGTGTGAAGCGGGAAGATATGCAGAGCCAGGCGCATCCGGTGATTGTGGGCAAAGGCCAGCTTATCCCAGGTTTTGAAGAGAACATGATCGGCCTTAAGGAAGGTGAAGAGACAACCTTCAAGATTACTTTCCCTAAGGATTACCACGCTACCGAGCTTGCCGGAAAAGAAGCCGAGTTCACCGTGGGTATCAACGAGCTGAAGGCCATGGTGATGCCAGAGCTCAATGATGAGTTTGCCCTTTCCTATGGTCAAAAAGACCTAGTTGCCCTCCGCGATATGGTTAAAAACAACCTGGAAGAAGAGCGTAAGGAAAAGCAGACAGCAGACCTGGAAGAAGACATTCTGGCCAAGCTCCTAGATATTGCCAAGTTTGATGCGCCAGAGTCCCTTGTTGCCCAAGAGGTTGAGCGTGTTATCAAAGATAACAAAGACCGTTTCCAGCGCATGCAGGTAAGCTGGGAACAGTATTTGGCTGAAGTGAAAAAGAACGAAGAAGAGGTCCGCGAAGACATCCGTCCTCAAGCTGAGAAGAACGTCCGGATTGGCCTGGCCTTGGGCAAGGTGATTCAGGAAGAAAAGATTGAAGCTTCCAGCGCAGAGGCTATGCGCCAGGCAATGGACCGGTTGATTGAGATTGCTACCAAGTAA
- the clpP gene encoding ATP-dependent Clp endopeptidase proteolytic subunit ClpP: MSYLIPTVLEKTQHGERAYDIYSRLLRDRIIFLGGPIDSDVANLINAQLLFLEAEDPKKDIQMYINSPGGSVYAGLSIMDTMNYVKPDVATICVGMAASMGAVLLAAGEKGKRHSLPNSRIMIHQVLGGAEGQASDIKIQAEEILSLKDSLNKILAERTGQDIAKIEKDTDRDYYLTAAAAKEYGLIDAVLGEDKGAMKTLKA, encoded by the coding sequence ATGTCATACCTCATCCCAACCGTTCTTGAGAAAACCCAGCACGGGGAACGTGCGTACGATATTTACTCCCGTCTCCTTCGGGACCGGATCATTTTCCTTGGTGGCCCTATCGATAGCGATGTGGCCAACCTCATCAATGCCCAGCTGCTCTTCCTGGAGGCAGAGGACCCAAAGAAAGACATCCAGATGTATATCAACAGCCCTGGGGGCTCGGTATACGCAGGCTTGTCCATCATGGACACCATGAACTACGTCAAACCAGACGTTGCCACCATTTGCGTTGGCATGGCTGCCAGTATGGGTGCAGTATTGCTTGCTGCAGGTGAGAAGGGGAAGCGCCATTCGCTGCCCAACTCCCGCATTATGATTCACCAAGTCCTAGGTGGCGCTGAGGGTCAGGCTTCTGACATTAAAATCCAAGCAGAGGAAATCCTCAGCCTTAAGGATTCCCTCAATAAGATCCTGGCAGAACGCACAGGCCAAGATATCGCCAAGATAGAGAAAGACACCGACCGCGACTACTACTTAACTGCAGCCGCGGCTAAAGAGTACGGCCTTATTGATGCTGTCCTCGGCGAAGACAAAGGCGCAATGAAAACCCTTAAGGCCTAA
- a CDS encoding transglutaminase domain-containing protein, with amino-acid sequence MRRLMVLFFFLACALAFGQDMTVGAMAPPPKPVLGPHLKPLGTVIFQQRVRYPANGVTKIEVWNTVPPETATQKNVKIVSAQLHSLDGTPVPEGAVQRYDVPLLGSEGQVPGFVLVWKGKDGDTSLSRGVYVDIQYSCEMYAATVPQTDGPERPGGEYLLATKYMDFSAPSSGLRSFLGGLPLGVGTNSLELDAAAMRSIAQVGYVKKATSASNAFGGTDCLGKSSLLGSALRKAGVPTRTIMGHLIRPDTLQMDQHTRVERLFRGWWLPVEPTDVLSAQQPQSFIGTNGKTSYHFFTLHFGAGLAGTFVDQDQQTHKLDVLGLQWSFIRLSGPKGASTNASGIQKDWRVMAG; translated from the coding sequence ATGCGACGTTTGATGGTACTTTTCTTTTTCTTGGCGTGCGCACTTGCGTTTGGTCAAGACATGACGGTTGGGGCCATGGCTCCGCCTCCAAAACCTGTTCTCGGCCCGCACTTAAAACCGCTGGGCACTGTCATTTTTCAGCAACGCGTCAGGTACCCGGCCAACGGGGTTACCAAGATCGAGGTCTGGAATACGGTCCCGCCAGAAACGGCGACCCAGAAGAATGTCAAAATCGTTTCCGCCCAGCTGCATTCCCTTGACGGCACCCCGGTGCCAGAGGGTGCTGTGCAGCGGTACGACGTCCCACTTCTTGGGAGTGAGGGGCAGGTTCCCGGCTTTGTCCTTGTATGGAAGGGAAAGGACGGGGATACCTCCCTTTCCCGCGGGGTATATGTAGACATTCAGTACAGCTGCGAAATGTATGCGGCAACGGTTCCCCAGACTGATGGTCCGGAACGGCCGGGCGGTGAGTACCTCTTGGCAACCAAGTACATGGACTTCAGTGCACCTAGTAGCGGCCTGCGGTCCTTCCTCGGTGGCCTTCCCTTGGGGGTTGGCACCAACAGCTTGGAGCTGGATGCAGCAGCCATGCGGAGCATTGCCCAAGTCGGGTATGTAAAGAAGGCAACTTCTGCCAGCAACGCGTTTGGTGGCACGGACTGCCTGGGGAAGAGCAGCCTTCTTGGCTCTGCCCTTCGTAAGGCGGGAGTCCCTACGCGGACAATTATGGGCCACCTGATTCGCCCCGATACCCTGCAGATGGATCAACATACCAGGGTGGAGCGGTTGTTCCGTGGCTGGTGGCTTCCCGTGGAGCCGACGGACGTGCTGTCCGCACAGCAGCCTCAGTCCTTTATCGGTACCAATGGCAAAACATCCTATCACTTCTTCACGCTCCACTTCGGTGCGGGATTAGCAGGGACGTTTGTGGACCAAGACCAGCAAACCCACAAGTTGGATGTCCTGGGGCTGCAATGGTCCTTCATCCGCTTGAGCGGTCCCAAGGGGGCCTCGACAAATGCCAGTGGCATCCAGAAAGACTGGCGCGTGATGGCTGGTTAA
- a CDS encoding type II secretion system protein has product MPIRPRGFSLVEMLVAISILAILSSLVTIVFSSARRNSRDGRRKADVETITGAFSQYMAVSGTTHMTYPSATCTLPVDVNTAPIGSAAAGCVGATGRSYGKLNLGSSVVSGGYATYPGRTYMSRTIGEALSARGLLTTVPKDPLRRSATNSVTEPDYVVIRGLTTTCTQDMTSRSDLVAVWTSLENTPTAEDVGASSKYVGGSASGQSSYVYDFAAQQSDLTAGTYTTKGFAAGNGVNKAVSSGVSSCP; this is encoded by the coding sequence ATGCCAATACGTCCCAGGGGTTTTTCCTTAGTAGAAATGTTGGTGGCGATATCCATTCTCGCCATCCTCTCTTCCTTAGTGACCATTGTCTTTAGTTCTGCCCGGCGTAATTCACGCGATGGCAGGCGGAAGGCCGATGTAGAGACCATTACTGGTGCCTTTAGCCAGTACATGGCCGTTTCGGGTACCACCCACATGACATACCCGAGTGCCACCTGTACCTTGCCGGTAGATGTGAATACTGCCCCAATAGGTTCAGCGGCTGCCGGGTGTGTGGGGGCAACTGGCCGTTCGTACGGGAAACTGAACCTAGGGTCTTCCGTTGTAAGCGGCGGCTACGCTACCTATCCGGGAAGAACGTATATGAGCCGTACAATTGGCGAGGCTCTTTCCGCGCGCGGGCTTCTTACTACTGTTCCTAAGGACCCCCTTCGTAGGAGCGCTACAAACAGCGTGACCGAACCGGATTACGTGGTCATCCGGGGCCTCACCACAACGTGTACACAGGATATGACCAGCCGCAGTGACTTGGTGGCTGTTTGGACATCCTTAGAAAATACGCCAACGGCTGAGGACGTTGGTGCCTCCAGTAAATATGTGGGAGGAAGTGCATCGGGACAGTCCAGTTATGTATACGACTTTGCCGCACAGCAGAGCGACCTAACGGCAGGAACATATACTACAAAGGGCTTTGCGGCAGGTAATGGGGTAAACAAGGCCGTTAGCTCAGGCGTCTCCAGCTGCCCATAA
- a CDS encoding HTTM domain-containing protein — MKITLTSHPFADWFFPLVTIRALKIFRIALGIVTLCAIGVWLPHLEAFFSSQGYVTASYIFDVTLYSHLSVFFLYDAPWFVYTVYGLMVLSTFAMIFGIGGRLSAIFTYLLFISFASRFPLVFYGAIDAIHSFLFFNILHPADAYSPWGKGGIKERSRLVPAWSMRMVQLTLCLVYFYAACQKIRVGTWWNGTEILNSLSTRFGAFNFYWLVKYPVIVNFMTYFSWFSEVSFPFLVFNPVTRRFALLMIVSMHIGIGLMMNASFFTPIMLAGLACFIAPEDELRVAELWHKYTRRFGTGIQRSVAARRKTA, encoded by the coding sequence ATGAAAATCACCCTCACCTCCCACCCGTTTGCCGACTGGTTTTTCCCTCTCGTTACTATCCGCGCCCTTAAGATATTCCGCATCGCCCTAGGGATAGTCACCCTGTGCGCCATTGGTGTTTGGCTGCCCCACCTAGAAGCCTTCTTTAGCAGCCAGGGCTACGTGACCGCTTCATATATTTTTGATGTCACGTTGTACTCTCATCTCAGCGTCTTCTTCCTCTACGACGCCCCATGGTTTGTTTACACGGTGTACGGGCTCATGGTCCTTTCAACTTTTGCCATGATCTTTGGGATTGGCGGACGCTTAAGTGCCATTTTCACCTACCTTCTTTTCATTAGCTTTGCCAGCCGTTTCCCCTTGGTTTTCTACGGGGCAATCGATGCCATCCATTCCTTCCTCTTCTTCAACATACTGCATCCGGCGGATGCATACTCCCCATGGGGCAAGGGTGGTATAAAGGAGCGCTCCCGCCTGGTTCCTGCCTGGTCCATGCGCATGGTTCAACTGACCCTATGCCTTGTCTACTTCTACGCCGCCTGCCAGAAGATCCGGGTCGGCACCTGGTGGAATGGCACCGAAATTCTCAATTCCCTCTCTACACGGTTTGGTGCCTTCAACTTCTACTGGCTCGTTAAGTACCCCGTGATTGTGAACTTCATGACATACTTCTCCTGGTTTTCAGAAGTAAGCTTCCCCTTCCTAGTCTTCAACCCGGTTACCCGCCGCTTTGCACTACTCATGATTGTAAGCATGCACATTGGCATTGGCCTTATGATGAACGCATCGTTCTTCACCCCTATCATGCTTGCGGGGCTCGCCTGCTTTATAGCGCCCGAGGATGAGCTGCGCGTGGCAGAATTATGGCACAAATATACCCGTCGTTTTGGGACGGGTATACAGCGCTCAGTGGCAGCTCGCAGGAAAACCGCGTAG